From Levilactobacillus zymae, a single genomic window includes:
- a CDS encoding PTS system mannose/fructose/sorbose family transporter subunit IID has translation MSEENAVAANDENVATPETDEPKRIPQPDKITNKDLMKSWFGWWWTNEIPHTFDRMLAPAFCFGLIPTLQKLYKDKDELAKAFQRHLLFFNTQATWGGGTLTGVTISLEEARAKALANGEEPISEDMINNTKVGLMGPLAGIGDSIDSGTVQYIFIAIFLPFAQQGNFLGALLPFLCFAIATFTYGFYFTKMGYSLGRSAAKEIMTGGRMAGIIDGLGVLGLYMMGILAGQYIKIQSYLKFTISHKTFDIQQILNTILPGALPLVAVLALYWYFQKQGLKITRGLVYLTLALVILSSFYIL, from the coding sequence ATGAGTGAAGAAAATGCTGTAGCAGCAAACGATGAAAATGTTGCAACGCCGGAAACGGATGAACCAAAACGCATCCCGCAACCGGATAAGATTACTAACAAAGATTTAATGAAGTCTTGGTTCGGTTGGTGGTGGACTAACGAAATTCCCCACACGTTCGATAGAATGTTAGCACCAGCCTTCTGTTTCGGGTTGATTCCAACCTTACAGAAGTTGTACAAGGACAAAGATGAATTAGCCAAAGCGTTCCAACGGCACTTACTGTTCTTCAACACCCAAGCAACTTGGGGTGGTGGGACGCTGACCGGGGTTACGATTTCTTTGGAAGAAGCGCGGGCCAAGGCCTTAGCTAACGGTGAAGAACCAATTTCTGAAGACATGATCAACAACACCAAGGTTGGGCTGATGGGCCCGTTAGCCGGGATTGGGGACTCAATTGACTCCGGGACCGTGCAATACATCTTTATCGCCATCTTCTTACCGTTCGCCCAACAAGGGAACTTCTTAGGGGCCTTGCTCCCATTCCTGTGTTTCGCGATTGCGACCTTTACTTACGGGTTCTACTTTACCAAGATGGGGTATTCACTGGGACGTTCCGCCGCTAAGGAAATTATGACGGGTGGTCGAATGGCCGGTATCATCGATGGTTTAGGGGTCTTAGGGCTCTACATGATGGGGATCTTAGCCGGGCAATACATTAAGATTCAAAGTTACCTGAAGTTTACGATCTCGCACAAGACCTTCGATATTCAACAGATTCTGAACACGATCCTGCCAGGGGCCTTACCACTGGTTGCCGTGTTAGCACTGTACTGGTACTTCCAGAAACAAGGGCTTAAGATTACCCGTGGGTTAGTTTACTTAACCTTAG
- a CDS encoding PTS sugar transporter subunit IIC yields the protein MHVTLTIWQALLIALWVALVESRILGFSTLTMRFSPLMTGMMVGFIMGDIKQAMIVTAAIQLVYMGFVAPGGALPAEPCIATAIAVPVALLGHMSPQGAIAIAVPVGLLGSYLYQFRFFLNTFALKPMDKYAAEGNARGLKFSIVAIPTMISFVLFIPLMFIALYFGAPVISGVVANIEHGTLIHVLNSVGGGLAALGIAVIMQVIGKKQLLPFFFLAYFMSVAFAKLQINMTIYAIFGAIFAILYVMFTSKASDKQ from the coding sequence TTGCCTTATGGGTTGCGCTGGTTGAATCTCGGATTTTAGGGTTTTCAACGTTAACGATGCGGTTTAGTCCGCTGATGACGGGGATGATGGTTGGGTTCATCATGGGTGATATTAAACAAGCCATGATTGTAACCGCTGCCATCCAACTGGTTTACATGGGATTCGTGGCACCAGGTGGTGCGTTACCCGCTGAGCCATGTATTGCAACGGCCATTGCCGTTCCGGTCGCATTGCTCGGGCACATGAGTCCACAAGGGGCCATTGCGATTGCCGTTCCCGTTGGGTTATTAGGAAGCTACCTGTATCAATTTAGATTCTTCCTCAACACGTTCGCGTTGAAGCCAATGGATAAGTACGCTGCTGAAGGAAATGCACGGGGCTTGAAGTTTTCCATTGTTGCGATTCCAACAATGATTTCTTTTGTCTTATTTATTCCACTGATGTTTATTGCTCTTTACTTCGGGGCACCCGTAATTTCCGGCGTTGTGGCTAACATCGAACACGGGACGTTAATTCACGTCCTTAACAGTGTTGGTGGCGGTTTAGCAGCGTTAGGGATTGCCGTAATTATGCAGGTTATCGGGAAAAAGCAACTGTTACCGTTCTTCTTCCTGGCCTACTTCATGAGTGTGGCTTTTGCCAAGTTACAGATCAACATGACGATTTACGCCATCTTTGGGGCCATCTTCGCCATTCTGTACGTCATGTTTACGTCCAAGGCATCCGATAAGCAGTAG